The genomic DNA CACTCCCGCGCATCGTCCACGACACCTCCCCCGCGCGGAAAGCGGCTCGCGCGGGGGAGGCGCGGGGGAACGCGTCGTGCTGGCCTCAGCGGAGGCCGCTATTGCTGCTGCTGCCGCCACTGCTATCGCCGTTGTCGTTTTCGCAGGCGCCGGCGAGCACGGAGCAGATGATGGAGTCGCCACAGATGATCAATATCGAGAACACACAGATGATGCCCGCGGAATCACCGTTGCCTCCCGCGACCTGACTCAGGCTCGCATCCGAGAGATTCACCAGGGTTTCCTTGTGGAGGCGGAGCTTCTTACCAGCCTTGTCACTGCTCATGGGCACGACCGTCCTGTTGGGGGGGCCGTCTGGATTGACGGTGCTCCACACAGTGGGTCCGCCCATTCAGGTCCTGTATTACCTCACGGGGATGTGGACCTGTGCTTCCCACCCCGCCCTCATCTTCGGGCGACTTGGATGTCCGGAGGAAGGCATGCCTTCCTCGGAAGCTCACCCGCTGTTGTCGTTATCGCAGGAGCCCGCCAGGATGGAACAGATGATGGAGTCACCACAAAGGAGGAGGGAGTAAAGGCAGATGATGCCGCCGGAATCCCCGTTGCCGCCCGCCACCCGGCTCAGGCTCTCCTCGGAAAGCTGACGGATCGTCTCCTTGTGGAGACGCAGCTTCTGCTGATTCCTGTCGTTCCTCATGATGGCAAGCCCCCTGTCGGGCCGTCGACGGTGACGGTGACAAGAACAGTACAGTATGGCCTTGAACACCCTCCATCGTATCGAAGGGAGGGCAATCGTCGGATTCTGGCGCCTTTTCCCTCCGTCCCGGAGTGAAGAAGACCCCACACGCCGAGACCTGTTTCCCGTGCCGGACCCACCACCCCGCCTCCCTGGGCAACGCCGCGCCGCATGGGCGCGAGGGTCTGGCTTTCTTCTATTCCACAAACATCACCCCGGAAGCCCTCGAGCATTATCAACTAGCCGATAGACCCACACCTTCCTCGCGAAACGGCCGCTGTCCCCATCGGGCCAGTGCCACATTGATCGGCTCTCGCCAGGAGAGTGTTCAGATGAGTACAACGTCGCGGAAACCAGGCACCGGTCCTTCGACCCATCCCATCACCCTCGAGGTCAATGGTGCGCGCAAACAACTGGACGTCGCCCCCTGGACGACCCTGCTCGATCTGCTCCGGGAGACGTTGGACCTGACGGGGACGAAGAAGGGGTGCGATCATGGCCAGTGCGGCGCCTGCACCGTGCTCGTCAATGGCAAGCGCATCAACTCCTGTCTGACCCTGGCCGTCATGAAGGATGGTGCCCAGGTCACCACGATCGAAGGGCTCGCCTCGGGCGAGGCCCTGCACCCGCTCCAGCAAGCCTTCATCGAGCACGACGCCTTCCAATGCGGCTATTGCACCCCCGGGCAGATCTGCTCCGCGGTGGGACTCCTCTCCGAAGGCAAGGCGAAGAGCCTCGACGACGTGCGCGAACTGATGAGCGGCAACATCTGCCGCTGCGGTGCCTATCCCAACATCCTCGCCGCGATCGATCAGGCGAGGCGTCAGGCCAACGAGGGCACGGAGCCATGAACCGATTCACTCTCGAAAGGGCAGAAAACGTCTCTGGCGCCGTGGAAGCCGCCGTGAGCACCCCCGCCGCCCAGTTCATCGCGGGCGGCACCAACCTGGTGGACCTCATCAAGGAGAACGTCGCCCGGCCGGAGCGGTTGATCGACGTGACCCGGCTGCCGCTGAACAAGATCGAGAACACGCCTGGAGGAGGGTTGAGCATCGGCGCGCTCGTCACCAACGCCGACGCCGCCTACAACGAACACGTGGAGCGGCGCTATCCGCTGCTGGCCAAGGCCATCCTCGCGGGCGCGTCGGCCCAGTTGCGCAACATGGCCACCACGGGTGGCAATCTCCTGCAGCGCACACGCTGCTACTACTTCTATGACACGGGCACGCCCTGCAACAAACGCGAGCCCGGCGCGGGCTGCGGCGCGCTCAAGGGATACAACCGCATCCACGCCATTCTCGGCGCGAGCGAGCAATGCATCGCCACCCACCCCTCGGACATGTGCGTGGCCATGGCGGCGCTCGGCGCCATCATCCACATGACGGGCCCCAAGGGGCAGCGCACCCTCCCCATCGCGGACTTCCATCGCCTGCCAGGGGACACCCCCCACCTGGACACGAACATCCAGCCCGGTGAACTCATCACCGCGGTGGAGCTGCCTCCCGAGGACTTCACCCGCCACCATGCCTATCTCAAGCTGCGCGACCGTCAGTCCTATGCCTTCGCGCTCGTATCCGTCGCCGCCGCGCTCGACCTGGACGGCACGACCATCCGCGAGGCCCGGATCGCGCTCGGAGGCGTGGCCCACAAGCCCTGGCGGGACACCGAGGCGGAAGCCCTGCTGAGGGGCAAACCCGCCACACTGGAGAACTTCCAACCCGTGGCGGACGCCCTCCTGCGCGAGGCCAAGGGCTTTGGTCACAACACCTTCAAAATCGAGCTGGCCCGGCGCGCCATCGTACGCGCCCTCGCCCAGGCCGCCGGACTGGAGCACACCCCATGACGACCTCCTCCAAGCCCATCGGCCAGCCCATCTCCCGCGTGGAGGGGCGCCTCAAGGTGACAGGACAGGCGAAGTACGCCGGTGAGTTCAACAAGCCCGGCCTCCTCTACGGCATGGTCGTGTCGAGCACCATCGCCAAGGGCCGCATCAAGTCCATCGACACATCCGCCGCGCTCGCCGTCCCGGGCGTCCTGCACGTCTTCACCCATGAGAACCGGCCGAGCACCGCCTGGTTCGACCGCAACTACAAGGATGATGACGCCCCCGCCGGGTC from Melittangium boletus DSM 14713 includes the following:
- a CDS encoding class I lanthipeptide codes for the protein MRNDRNQQKLRLHKETIRQLSEESLSRVAGGNGDSGGIICLYSLLLCGDSIICSILAGSCDNDNSG
- a CDS encoding class I lanthipeptide, with product MSSDKAGKKLRLHKETLVNLSDASLSQVAGGNGDSAGIICVFSILIICGDSIICSVLAGACENDNGDSSGGSSSNSGLR
- a CDS encoding (2Fe-2S)-binding protein, translating into MSTTSRKPGTGPSTHPITLEVNGARKQLDVAPWTTLLDLLRETLDLTGTKKGCDHGQCGACTVLVNGKRINSCLTLAVMKDGAQVTTIEGLASGEALHPLQQAFIEHDAFQCGYCTPGQICSAVGLLSEGKAKSLDDVRELMSGNICRCGAYPNILAAIDQARRQANEGTEP
- a CDS encoding FAD binding domain-containing protein codes for the protein MNRFTLERAENVSGAVEAAVSTPAAQFIAGGTNLVDLIKENVARPERLIDVTRLPLNKIENTPGGGLSIGALVTNADAAYNEHVERRYPLLAKAILAGASAQLRNMATTGGNLLQRTRCYYFYDTGTPCNKREPGAGCGALKGYNRIHAILGASEQCIATHPSDMCVAMAALGAIIHMTGPKGQRTLPIADFHRLPGDTPHLDTNIQPGELITAVELPPEDFTRHHAYLKLRDRQSYAFALVSVAAALDLDGTTIREARIALGGVAHKPWRDTEAEALLRGKPATLENFQPVADALLREAKGFGHNTFKIELARRAIVRALAQAAGLEHTP